One stretch of Chitinophaga pendula DNA includes these proteins:
- a CDS encoding aldo/keto reductase, protein MATITKIPLGNNGPLVSKLGLGCMRMSSVWGSPVKDENESIATINEALDNGINFLNTGDFYGAGHNELLVGKAIKGRRDDAFISVKFGAVFYNHQWIGMDLRPMAIKNFINFSLTRLGVDTIDLYQPSRLDNSVPLEDVIGTVSDMIKEGKVRYLGVSEVTGDQLRQANAIHPVAALELGYSLADRQLENGVLATAKELGIGVVAFANTAEGLLTGEMKAPLPANSMHLLFSRFQGDNLVKNLEKVELLKQMAKDKGYTPAQLAIAWVNAQGDHIMPLVSMSKRSRLPENMEAMGIKFTPDEMNLLNTHFSPGAILGSTYLQR, encoded by the coding sequence ATGGCAACAATAACAAAGATACCCTTGGGTAATAATGGTCCACTTGTCTCTAAGCTCGGTTTAGGTTGTATGCGCATGTCTTCCGTATGGGGCAGCCCGGTAAAAGATGAGAACGAAAGTATCGCCACTATTAACGAAGCATTGGACAATGGCATTAACTTTTTAAATACAGGCGACTTCTACGGAGCAGGACACAATGAACTGCTTGTGGGCAAAGCGATCAAAGGTAGGAGAGACGATGCCTTTATCAGCGTGAAGTTCGGTGCGGTCTTCTACAATCATCAGTGGATAGGAATGGACTTGCGGCCTATGGCTATTAAGAACTTTATCAACTTTTCCCTCACACGGTTAGGCGTAGATACTATTGACCTCTATCAACCGAGCAGACTCGACAACAGCGTGCCGCTGGAAGATGTGATCGGTACTGTATCCGACATGATCAAAGAGGGTAAGGTGCGCTATCTGGGTGTTTCTGAAGTAACAGGCGACCAGCTACGTCAGGCAAATGCTATTCATCCCGTAGCAGCACTGGAGTTGGGATACTCATTAGCAGATCGTCAGTTGGAAAATGGAGTACTGGCTACAGCCAAAGAATTGGGTATTGGTGTCGTGGCGTTTGCCAATACAGCAGAAGGTTTGCTCACCGGCGAAATGAAAGCGCCGCTCCCTGCCAATAGCATGCACCTGCTTTTCTCCCGTTTTCAGGGCGATAATCTCGTAAAGAACCTGGAAAAGGTCGAGTTGTTAAAGCAAATGGCAAAAGACAAAGGGTATACGCCAGCTCAATTGGCAATCGCCTGGGTGAACGCGCAGGGCGATCATATTATGCCGTTGGTAAGTATGAGCAAGAGATCTCGCCTCCCGGAAAATATGGAGGCAATGGGAATCAAATTCACACCCGACGAAATGAACTTGCTGAATACACATTTTTCACCTGGTGCAATACTCGGCAGTACCTACTTGCAGAGATAA
- a CDS encoding LytR/AlgR family response regulator transcription factor → MRKRINCIILDDEPFAVRLLADYASKVPQLHLLYADTDVYKAMEVLKSEEVDLVFLDIQMPQLTGIELMQLFNQKHNFIITSAYPEYALEAYQFHVVDYLLKPITFNRFYQSIEKYTRWQQSFHSEETDDTLFVKADRKHYKIAPDSILYIEGLKDYIRIHTNSEKIMVLENMKDILEKLPQRQFVRIHRSYIIPLSKIKVIEGNQIQLTDGTLLPIGETYRKLVSEWVERK, encoded by the coding sequence ATGAGGAAAAGAATTAACTGTATCATACTGGACGACGAGCCATTTGCTGTAAGACTGCTGGCAGACTATGCCTCCAAAGTGCCGCAGCTGCACCTGCTATATGCAGACACTGATGTATATAAAGCAATGGAGGTATTAAAAAGTGAGGAAGTAGACCTGGTATTCCTGGATATACAGATGCCGCAGCTGACGGGTATCGAGCTGATGCAGCTTTTTAATCAAAAACACAATTTCATTATTACCTCGGCCTACCCGGAGTATGCGTTAGAAGCCTACCAGTTTCATGTGGTGGACTATCTGCTGAAACCGATCACCTTTAACCGCTTTTACCAGAGTATCGAGAAATATACCCGCTGGCAGCAGTCCTTTCACAGTGAGGAGACCGATGACACCCTGTTTGTCAAAGCGGACCGGAAACATTACAAGATCGCGCCTGATTCCATTCTGTATATAGAGGGACTGAAAGATTACATACGTATCCATACCAACAGCGAAAAGATCATGGTATTGGAGAATATGAAGGACATCCTGGAGAAACTACCGCAGCGGCAGTTTGTGCGGATACATCGCTCTTACATTATCCCCCTTAGTAAGATCAAGGTGATCGAAGGCAACCAGATACAGCTGACCGACGGCACCTTACTGCCTATCGGGGAGACTTACCGTAAGCTGGTGAGTGAGTGGGTAGAGCGGAAGTAG
- a CDS encoding sensor histidine kinase codes for MLYQGTLSRKKELIIHLLFWLLAAYFTFVKNPFHAQLFVPDLFYTTYVVVFMGTFYFHYLLVMKQVFRRFAWSRLLAGLFISYLFFTGLRWLTEQVITDWLFNRVNYTETTFLNYMLDNMHYSSMPILFSSFLWFGIYSVRLLEYNKAILEENKNTEIKFLKAQINPHFIFNTLNNIYAMIYFQSDKSLLAVEKLSQIMRFSTYESQKERIKLQDEVNYIKAYIELEQLRHPEGGTVNFTSGVENDYMEVPPYILSPLVENALKHGILSAEASINMWLDTDGEQLRFRVDNEMGVQKKDKLGGIGLDNLKKRLEIYYPGCHQLQLKTEHNRFIAELSIKIA; via the coding sequence ATGCTATACCAGGGGACTTTATCGAGGAAGAAGGAACTGATCATACATCTGCTATTCTGGCTGCTGGCAGCGTACTTTACCTTTGTGAAGAATCCCTTCCATGCGCAGTTGTTTGTACCGGATCTGTTTTATACGACCTATGTCGTTGTGTTCATGGGTACCTTTTATTTCCATTATCTACTGGTGATGAAACAGGTGTTCCGGAGGTTCGCGTGGAGTAGATTGCTGGCGGGCCTATTCATCTCTTACCTGTTCTTTACCGGTTTGCGCTGGCTGACGGAGCAGGTAATTACGGACTGGTTGTTTAACAGGGTGAACTACACGGAGACGACGTTTCTGAACTATATGCTCGACAACATGCATTATAGCAGTATGCCTATCCTGTTTAGTTCTTTTCTCTGGTTTGGCATCTATTCGGTGCGGCTCCTGGAATACAATAAGGCTATCCTGGAGGAAAATAAAAATACAGAGATCAAGTTCCTGAAGGCACAGATCAATCCTCATTTCATTTTCAATACTCTCAATAACATCTATGCGATGATCTATTTTCAATCGGATAAATCATTGCTGGCGGTTGAAAAGCTCAGCCAGATCATGCGGTTCAGCACGTATGAGTCCCAAAAGGAGCGGATAAAATTGCAGGATGAGGTCAACTATATTAAAGCTTATATAGAGCTGGAGCAGCTGCGGCATCCTGAAGGGGGTACGGTCAACTTCACTTCAGGCGTTGAAAACGACTATATGGAAGTGCCTCCCTATATACTGTCTCCACTGGTAGAAAATGCGCTGAAACATGGGATATTATCAGCTGAAGCTTCTATTAATATGTGGCTCGACACAGACGGGGAGCAATTGCGCTTTCGTGTTGACAATGAAATGGGTGTACAGAAAAAGGATAAGTTGGGCGGAATTGGCCTGGACAATCTAAAAAAGCGGCTTGAGATCTATTATCCTGGCTGTCACCAACTACAATTAAAGACGGAGCATAACCGGTTTATCGCTGAGCTGTCAATCAAAATAGCATGA
- a CDS encoding TonB-dependent receptor — protein MKHLLLLLATLLSHIGLSAQQFSIKGTVRNQRNTPVEFLYIGLFKGETGPLQQTVSDSLGHFLLKAPAGNYRMRVSHFGKEVVYKEIVLSADLDLGTIEIQEATDLQGITVTAGKRLVEQKVDRLVFNVENAIVPTGGTAMDALKATPGVRVQNDNVSIVGKGEVLVMVDGRLQRMSQDDLTTFLKSIPADNIKSIEVIATPPSQYQAEGNNGLININLKKARPNAWNANIGGTYTQKTYSGFNGQAQFGFNYGALSLQASLSKGQQQLRTTSVEQIFYPQERWRQAITNRSKSDVLSASLGIDYKLTSKWTTGVKYLGSFTDRTSANNPLTTRIDNNSQADKGYIMTDVNAANKPQMNSLNWYHTLTLDSTGKSIAIDVDFFSYRKQDYRFFAGNEAGTQKAVIPGTFFSATNTNRNRIDNYSAKADVTLPYKWANLTVGGRVSYTNTGNDLTVYDHKSGNPVFNKDQSNVFNYKEYNQAAYLSASKKINSHWETQLGIRMEATQTNGYSQNLDQTNVNNYIRLFPTAYITYLPDDNNTFSLNYSRRIRRPDFDYLNPFVIRTSPYFYSEGNPFLKPSYIDNVELSYVKDQKWASNLYYSRVTNFGQELSIIDSTTNITRQTPVNYANTYQLGCSTYYNFNSLSWWNSFTGFNVNYQGVKSRSRYIQSIRGYNAYVYSNNDFTVNKTKSLFFSVNYAVQLPGRYQLFHISNMHMLDVAVKFLLANKKLTLTITGEDLLNAQRPTIAYHSNGVKNSVRSYGDTRGFRISVSYKLGNNSNARQRTAGNEEERTRVN, from the coding sequence ATGAAGCACCTTTTACTTTTACTGGCTACACTCCTATCCCATATCGGCCTGTCCGCCCAGCAGTTTTCCATCAAAGGAACGGTGAGGAACCAACGTAACACACCCGTAGAATTTTTATATATCGGACTATTCAAAGGCGAAACAGGCCCGTTGCAGCAGACCGTATCAGACAGCCTGGGACATTTCTTGTTAAAAGCCCCCGCCGGTAACTACCGGATGCGTGTTTCCCACTTCGGAAAAGAGGTAGTCTACAAAGAAATCGTGTTGTCCGCAGACCTGGACCTCGGCACTATAGAGATACAGGAAGCTACCGACCTGCAAGGGATCACCGTCACTGCCGGCAAAAGGCTGGTAGAGCAGAAGGTTGACCGCCTCGTCTTTAACGTAGAAAACGCGATCGTGCCGACCGGTGGCACCGCTATGGACGCTCTCAAAGCGACCCCCGGAGTAAGGGTACAGAATGATAATGTCTCCATCGTAGGCAAAGGGGAAGTGCTGGTGATGGTAGACGGCCGGTTGCAAAGGATGTCCCAGGACGACCTCACTACCTTCCTGAAGTCCATCCCGGCAGATAACATCAAAAGCATAGAAGTCATAGCGACCCCTCCGTCACAATACCAAGCAGAAGGCAACAACGGGTTGATCAATATCAATCTCAAGAAGGCCAGGCCCAACGCCTGGAATGCCAATATCGGGGGCACATACACCCAAAAGACCTACAGCGGGTTTAACGGACAAGCGCAGTTCGGCTTCAACTACGGGGCACTCTCACTACAGGCATCCCTGAGTAAAGGACAACAACAGTTACGCACCACCTCCGTCGAACAGATATTTTATCCGCAGGAACGTTGGAGACAAGCAATCACTAACAGATCAAAAAGCGACGTGCTGAGTGCCAGCCTGGGTATCGACTATAAGCTGACCAGTAAATGGACGACAGGTGTGAAATACCTCGGCAGCTTCACCGACCGCACCTCGGCCAATAATCCGCTGACTACCCGCATAGATAATAACTCTCAGGCAGACAAAGGCTATATCATGACCGACGTCAACGCTGCCAACAAACCGCAGATGAACTCCCTCAACTGGTACCACACGCTTACCCTGGACTCCACCGGCAAAAGCATTGCTATAGACGTCGACTTTTTCAGCTATCGCAAGCAGGATTATAGGTTCTTTGCCGGTAATGAAGCCGGTACACAGAAGGCCGTTATCCCGGGTACATTCTTTTCTGCTACCAATACCAACAGGAACAGGATTGACAACTACTCCGCTAAAGCCGATGTAACCCTCCCATATAAATGGGCAAACCTGACCGTTGGTGGCAGGGTTTCCTATACCAATACCGGCAACGATCTTACCGTATACGATCATAAGTCCGGCAACCCTGTATTCAACAAGGACCAGTCCAATGTCTTTAACTACAAGGAATACAACCAGGCAGCATACCTGTCCGCCAGTAAGAAGATAAACAGCCATTGGGAAACACAACTGGGTATACGCATGGAAGCTACCCAAACGAATGGTTATTCCCAAAACCTGGACCAGACTAACGTTAATAACTATATCCGCTTGTTCCCGACTGCCTATATTACCTACCTGCCGGATGATAACAACACTTTCTCCCTCAATTACAGCCGCCGTATTCGCAGGCCGGATTTTGACTATCTCAATCCCTTCGTCATCCGTACCAGCCCATATTTCTATTCAGAAGGCAATCCCTTTCTAAAGCCCTCTTATATAGATAATGTAGAACTGTCCTATGTCAAAGATCAAAAATGGGCCAGTAACCTTTACTATTCCAGGGTCACCAATTTTGGCCAGGAGCTGTCTATCATCGATAGTACCACTAACATCACACGGCAAACCCCCGTTAACTATGCTAATACCTACCAGCTGGGATGCTCCACTTATTACAACTTCAATAGCCTGTCCTGGTGGAATAGTTTTACCGGCTTTAATGTAAACTATCAGGGCGTGAAGTCCCGCAGCCGCTATATCCAATCCATCAGGGGCTACAACGCCTACGTCTATAGTAATAACGACTTTACTGTAAACAAAACAAAGTCGCTATTCTTCAGCGTCAACTATGCCGTACAGCTGCCTGGCCGGTACCAGCTTTTCCATATTTCTAACATGCACATGCTGGACGTCGCGGTGAAGTTCCTGTTGGCAAATAAAAAGCTGACGCTGACAATTACCGGCGAAGACCTGCTGAACGCACAACGTCCCACCATCGCTTATCATTCCAATGGGGTTAAAAACAGCGTACGTAGTTATGGTGATACGCGCGGTTTCAGGATCTCGGTAAGCTATAAACTGGGCAATAATAGTAACGCCAGACAAAGGACAGCAGGAAATGAAGAGGAGAGGACCAGGGTCAATTAA
- a CDS encoding helix-turn-helix domain-containing protein, whose protein sequence is MINPKEVIPGLLFFAYLSTVRKEKVAFLQHNTLIMQVSGRFTLETADQTISMVKGQMLLVQKNRLGEITKSPVGDEPYQTIIISLQEDLLRRIALEEQIETNQKYAGPPSILIPGNDFLHAFFQSLLPYVHHPEDQVTSAVGMLKVKEAVYLLLNTMPELKAFLFDFSEPYKIDLEKFMRRNFHYNIPVEKFARLTGRSLAAFKRDFQKIFGMAPRQWLLETRLAEARHLIEKKNKKPSGIYLDLGFESLSHFSHAFKKKFGKAPTDWAV, encoded by the coding sequence ATGATAAATCCAAAGGAAGTAATCCCGGGATTGCTCTTTTTCGCTTATCTCTCAACAGTAAGGAAGGAAAAAGTAGCATTCCTGCAACATAACACTTTGATAATGCAAGTGTCCGGCCGTTTTACACTGGAGACGGCCGACCAGACTATTTCAATGGTAAAAGGACAGATGTTGCTGGTACAAAAGAACCGCCTGGGCGAGATCACCAAGTCGCCGGTAGGTGATGAACCGTATCAAACCATTATCATCAGCTTGCAGGAAGACTTGCTCAGAAGGATCGCGCTGGAAGAACAAATTGAGACCAACCAGAAATATGCCGGCCCTCCCAGCATCCTCATCCCCGGAAACGACTTCTTACATGCATTCTTTCAATCCTTGCTGCCATATGTCCATCACCCCGAAGATCAGGTAACAAGCGCCGTAGGTATGTTGAAAGTAAAGGAGGCAGTATACCTGCTACTGAATACCATGCCCGAACTCAAAGCATTCTTATTCGACTTCTCTGAACCGTATAAGATAGACTTGGAAAAGTTCATGCGCAGAAATTTCCATTACAACATTCCCGTCGAAAAGTTCGCACGCCTCACAGGACGAAGCCTTGCAGCATTCAAACGGGACTTCCAGAAGATATTTGGCATGGCGCCCAGACAATGGCTGTTAGAGACGAGACTGGCAGAAGCCCGGCATCTCATCGAGAAAAAGAACAAAAAACCATCCGGGATCTACCTGGACCTTGGCTTCGAAAGCCTATCCCATTTCTCACATGCTTTTAAAAAGAAATTTGGTAAAGCACCCACAGACTGGGCCGTATAG
- a CDS encoding DinB family protein, with protein sequence MMKHFFKQLFEYNHYSNQQLADAIYTNGEKISEKTLSLFSHILNAHHIWNSRIEAITPAVGIWEMYNVQDFRYIDQANFEQTLSVIDNIDLQATLDHLKIKGKPAGKNVGEILFHVINHSTYHRAQIATEFRQSGIPPLVTDYIFYERKKA encoded by the coding sequence ATGATGAAGCACTTCTTTAAACAGCTATTCGAATACAATCACTATTCGAACCAGCAATTGGCAGATGCCATCTATACAAATGGAGAGAAGATATCGGAGAAGACGTTAAGCCTCTTTAGTCATATCCTGAACGCCCATCACATATGGAACAGCAGGATCGAAGCTATAACTCCCGCTGTAGGAATTTGGGAAATGTATAACGTACAGGATTTCCGCTATATCGATCAGGCAAACTTTGAACAAACCTTATCAGTAATAGATAACATTGACCTGCAGGCTACACTTGATCACCTGAAGATCAAAGGAAAGCCTGCTGGTAAGAATGTCGGCGAAATATTATTCCACGTCATTAACCATTCTACCTATCATAGAGCACAGATTGCTACTGAATTCAGGCAAAGCGGTATCCCCCCTTTAGTAACAGATTATATCTTCTATGAAAGGAAAAAGGCGTGA
- a CDS encoding Fur family transcriptional regulator, translating to MKRRSTASQTEILELLKTAGGALSHEMIQAELDASVDRATIYRVLNRFCEDGLVHKVVDDEGKQYFAYCAGCDKPNNRHQHNHFHFKCLKCGAVECLQNKVRVPLPEGYVIKDFNGLISGYCSKCS from the coding sequence ATGAAAAGAAGAAGTACTGCATCGCAAACTGAAATTTTAGAATTGTTAAAAACGGCTGGGGGCGCTTTGAGTCATGAGATGATACAAGCTGAGCTGGATGCGTCGGTTGACAGGGCTACTATTTACCGGGTGTTGAATAGGTTTTGTGAGGACGGTCTGGTGCATAAAGTAGTGGATGATGAGGGGAAGCAATATTTTGCTTATTGTGCCGGTTGTGATAAGCCTAACAATAGGCATCAACATAATCATTTTCACTTTAAGTGTTTGAAATGTGGGGCGGTGGAGTGTCTTCAGAATAAGGTGCGGGTACCGTTGCCGGAGGGGTATGTGATAAAGGATTTCAACGGGTTAATTTCGGGTTATTGTAGCAAGTGTTCTTAA
- a CDS encoding sensor histidine kinase, protein MPLIEKFIQFTGKYRFLAHFTYWLGTYVLTMARYKSNIIQRYTFSQELINSLFFVGFAAITSYFLAYFVLPRLLAGRHYIRTLIISIIALYFIMALSRVSVIYFMEPMIRPRPFEQESPLEIFTDLEYLFWNYFIHAFSFAFVFIFMKLLKDQYVVNKRAMILEKQKADIELTALKAQLNPHFLFNTLNNIYSLSVLQSPRTSSAIARLSEILDTLLYRSDKMFVPVSQEITLLQNYIELERLRYDERLKISFQHQIERDIEIAPLILLSLVENAFKHGAGEDAGCPEIVIRLNQKQELLSFGISNTFKAKGDQQWGIGLENIRKQLALLYPETHTFETTIIQHVFTAKLELRLNQPE, encoded by the coding sequence ATGCCTTTGATTGAGAAATTCATACAATTCACCGGCAAATACCGGTTTCTTGCCCACTTTACCTACTGGCTGGGTACTTACGTGCTGACCATGGCACGTTATAAAAGTAATATCATTCAAAGATATACGTTCAGCCAGGAACTTATCAATAGCTTGTTTTTCGTTGGATTCGCCGCCATTACCTCCTATTTTCTGGCTTATTTCGTACTCCCGCGATTGCTGGCGGGCAGACACTATATTCGTACTTTAATCATATCAATTATTGCGCTGTATTTCATCATGGCACTATCCAGGGTGAGTGTTATCTACTTTATGGAGCCTATGATCCGCCCAAGACCCTTCGAACAGGAATCTCCACTGGAGATATTTACGGACCTGGAATACCTGTTTTGGAACTATTTCATTCATGCTTTCTCATTCGCATTCGTTTTTATTTTTATGAAGCTCCTGAAAGATCAGTATGTCGTGAATAAAAGAGCAATGATCCTGGAAAAACAAAAAGCAGATATTGAGCTGACAGCGCTAAAAGCCCAACTGAACCCCCATTTCCTTTTTAATACGCTGAATAACATCTATTCTCTATCTGTCCTGCAGTCTCCCAGAACTTCGTCAGCAATAGCACGCCTATCGGAAATACTGGATACATTGTTATACCGGTCCGACAAAATGTTTGTACCTGTTTCACAGGAGATCACTTTGCTGCAAAACTATATTGAACTGGAACGACTTCGATATGATGAACGCCTGAAGATATCATTCCAACATCAGATAGAAAGAGATATTGAAATCGCTCCTTTGATATTGCTATCACTCGTCGAAAATGCCTTCAAACATGGAGCCGGAGAAGATGCAGGCTGCCCGGAGATCGTGATCAGGTTAAACCAGAAACAGGAACTGCTCTCCTTCGGGATCAGTAATACCTTCAAAGCTAAAGGCGACCAGCAATGGGGGATCGGGCTCGAAAATATCCGTAAACAACTAGCCTTACTTTATCCGGAAACGCATACTTTTGAAACAACTATCATACAACATGTCTTTACCGCAAAACTGGAACTACGTTTAAACCAGCCGGAGTGA
- a CDS encoding RidA family protein — translation MHQPLHIPGKFLVIAMIALIPFTISSCEQQPSKTEGASTKGAKSEKPEYFLLRAELEKKYGYTQAVKVGNIVKVGGVISIDDNGSPMAKNDYQQQMKNCYASLEKVLKHYGAGFDDVILENIYTTSMAELQKNASYRQQIYTRHFPTGSWIGVKELGMPETMIEIEIEALIPNE, via the coding sequence ATGCACCAACCTCTTCACATACCCGGTAAATTCCTGGTAATAGCAATGATCGCTTTAATCCCCTTCACGATATCCAGCTGTGAACAACAACCCTCCAAAACAGAAGGCGCCAGCACAAAAGGCGCTAAATCAGAAAAACCGGAATATTTCCTGCTGCGAGCCGAACTGGAAAAAAAGTATGGTTACACACAGGCCGTCAAAGTCGGCAATATCGTCAAAGTGGGAGGAGTCATAAGTATAGATGACAACGGCAGTCCAATGGCAAAGAATGACTATCAGCAACAGATGAAAAATTGCTACGCCAGTCTCGAAAAGGTACTGAAACACTATGGTGCCGGTTTCGATGACGTAATCCTCGAAAATATATATACGACAAGCATGGCCGAATTACAGAAGAATGCCTCATACCGGCAGCAGATCTATACCCGTCATTTCCCAACCGGCAGCTGGATCGGCGTAAAAGAACTCGGAATGCCGGAGACGATGATCGAGATAGAAATAGAAGCACTGATCCCAAATGAATAA
- a CDS encoding SRPBCC family protein, translating into MKRLIKIVIVVIAVLALTVAVLQMTSSYKVTKTIHTDAPVVTREEIVINAPVEVVWAVFADVDSWPQWQKEIPSSKLSGPFKEGSSFDWKTHGLTITSTFHTIDTNKTIGWSGPSFGAFAIHNWHFIRQGNRTVVKVEESMEGWLVALMQNKFQSVNKASLLYWLDTLKATSEKRNKAVASLVESIVEGLP; encoded by the coding sequence ATGAAACGTCTTATCAAAATAGTAATAGTAGTTATCGCAGTGCTGGCATTGACCGTAGCTGTATTGCAGATGACCAGCTCGTATAAAGTAACCAAAACCATCCATACGGATGCGCCGGTCGTGACGAGGGAAGAGATCGTTATCAATGCACCGGTAGAGGTAGTGTGGGCGGTATTTGCCGATGTAGACAGCTGGCCGCAGTGGCAAAAGGAGATCCCGAGCAGCAAGCTGAGTGGTCCTTTCAAAGAGGGTTCTTCTTTCGACTGGAAAACCCATGGGCTGACCATTACTTCTACCTTCCATACGATAGATACCAATAAGACGATCGGGTGGTCTGGTCCTTCTTTTGGGGCCTTTGCGATCCATAATTGGCATTTCATCCGGCAGGGGAATCGTACCGTAGTAAAAGTAGAGGAGAGCATGGAGGGCTGGCTGGTAGCCTTGATGCAAAACAAGTTCCAGTCCGTGAACAAAGCTTCGCTCCTCTACTGGCTGGATACCTTAAAGGCTACCTCCGAAAAGCGAAATAAAGCGGTGGCCAGCCTGGTAGAGTCCATCGTGGAAGGGCTGCCATGA
- a CDS encoding bacteriocin-like protein, translating into MKSFNLFDVKKLSRSEMKNVHGGNSHSSFCEVSCNGRCFMEGGGIGICIYRNDNWCECGIEG; encoded by the coding sequence ATGAAAAGTTTCAATTTATTTGATGTGAAAAAATTAAGCCGGTCAGAAATGAAGAATGTTCACGGTGGTAACAGTCACTCGTCTTTTTGTGAAGTGAGTTGCAATGGCAGGTGCTTTATGGAAGGCGGCGGCATCGGCATCTGTATTTATCGAAATGATAACTGGTGTGAGTGTGGAATAGAGGGGTAG
- a CDS encoding GNAT family N-acetyltransferase: protein MVTISNEQIPAKVYQELRRITGLSPKSDKATEIGLKHTLHSVLLKEEDQYIGMGRIIGDGGCFCQVVDICVHPEWQGRGLGRLIMEDLMKYIQSDLPDSCYISLIADGEAYHLYEKFGFSDTLPESKGMFFLK from the coding sequence ATGGTCACTATATCCAACGAACAAATACCCGCTAAAGTCTACCAGGAACTAAGACGAATCACCGGACTGTCGCCGAAAAGCGACAAAGCCACCGAGATAGGACTAAAACACACTTTGCATTCAGTATTGCTAAAAGAAGAGGACCAGTATATTGGAATGGGCAGGATCATCGGAGACGGTGGTTGTTTCTGCCAGGTAGTAGATATATGTGTGCATCCGGAATGGCAGGGTAGGGGGCTGGGTCGCTTAATAATGGAAGACCTGATGAAGTACATTCAATCAGATCTTCCCGATTCTTGCTATATAAGTTTAATTGCAGATGGCGAAGCGTACCACTTATATGAGAAATTTGGCTTCTCTGACACGCTGCCTGAATCAAAAGGCATGTTCTTCCTGAAATAA
- a CDS encoding LytR/AlgR family response regulator transcription factor: MKIKCLITDDEPLAIALLQNHISQLPTLEVVGTCANALQAAQELRTKQVDLLFLDIKMPQITGIEFLKTLRQPPAVIFTTAYREYALEGYELDIVDYLLKPITFERFFKAVERYYSRFSLTKTQIILPPAIPTEEYIFIKTGNKYNKIPASDICYMESVKDYMVIHRTDGSTFMAKYKISDMEEEVRNKRFLRIHRSFIVNLDRVTAFTLQDVEIAGKELPVGNSYREFVFKILKEGL; encoded by the coding sequence GTGAAAATTAAATGCCTTATTACAGACGACGAACCACTGGCAATAGCTTTGCTACAGAATCATATCAGCCAGCTACCTACACTGGAAGTAGTAGGTACATGTGCCAATGCGCTGCAGGCAGCACAGGAACTGCGAACTAAACAGGTAGACTTACTTTTTCTGGATATAAAGATGCCGCAGATCACGGGTATCGAATTCCTCAAGACACTAAGACAACCGCCGGCAGTCATCTTTACGACCGCCTATCGCGAGTATGCATTGGAAGGATATGAACTCGATATAGTAGATTATCTGCTGAAGCCCATTACCTTCGAACGTTTCTTCAAGGCAGTAGAGCGCTACTATTCGCGGTTCTCACTCACGAAGACACAGATCATCCTACCCCCGGCTATCCCAACGGAAGAATACATCTTTATAAAGACCGGCAATAAGTACAATAAGATCCCTGCCAGCGATATATGTTATATGGAAAGCGTAAAAGATTATATGGTAATACACCGCACCGATGGTTCCACTTTCATGGCTAAATATAAGATCAGCGATATGGAAGAAGAAGTCAGGAATAAAAGATTCCTGCGTATCCACAGATCGTTTATTGTCAACCTTGATAGGGTAACTGCTTTCACATTACAAGATGTCGAGATAGCAGGAAAGGAACTGCCTGTAGGCAATAGTTATCGGGAATTCGTTTTTAAAATACTGAAAGAAGGCTTGTAA